The Mucilaginibacter rubeus genomic interval AACGGAGGAGGTTAAAACCTTTTCTGTTCCCATGCTAAAAAACGGGTCCCAGGCCTGATGAATATAACCTAATTGATAGGCCGTCAAATAGCGGGAACAAAAAAATCCGATCCAGCCCAATACAATGATGGGCGTGCGCTGCAGCCAGGTGGAAGGATTGTACGACCAGCCAGGAGGCGTATCTGGCCCGGATGGCATCGTCATCATCATTTGCATCATACCTGGCATTTCCGGAATAAGTACGGATAGGCCAATGGCGAAGATACCAGCTATGCTATCAGTTATATAAGCTGATGCGTCGGGTGACCAAAAAACCAACGGCGCGAACAGGAGCCATAAACCAACCATTGTAGAAGCCCATGGTGCCCAAAGCCGGAAAGGGTTAGCCGAAAGCAGACTAAAGACAATCAAAAGCACCCCGCTAATCAAATCGCTATAGGTCATTGCGGCGCTTTTATAACCAAAGGTAAAAGGCGCTGCCATAAGAAAAAACCCGAGCAGGACATTTGTAGCATGTGTCCAATATAAGTTATTGTAGTGTTCAACGATCATTTTTGTTTGATCTGCCAGCTGCTTATGGGAAAATGTTTCACCTTGCGGCGACATGGAAGAATGATCGTGCTGCTTCATATGATTAGTAATTGGTCAAAACTTATTGGATTTACTCTTTTAATTTATTTACCTTATAAAATTTCTCAGGGTCCGCTTTTAGATTTTTAACCATTTGTGGTAAAGTATTACGTAGTCCATTTTTTGGCCGCCAGCCTATCATTTTTTTTGCTTTAGTACTGTCCAGCTCGAAATGATCATCCGCCAAATCAATCATCCAGGGTTTAATAAATGCTTTGCCAAAAAGATTTAACATAAATGCGCCGGCTTTGGCAAACCACTTCGGTATATGAATGATTTCTGAATTTTTGCCATTAATTGCTTTACTGATAATATCCTGCAATTCCTGATAAGATAAGGTTTCGTCATCTCCGATATTCAGGATGACTTCTGGCGGCAACTCTTTCCTTTTGTTGATGACTTTAACAATGGAATCAACCAGATCATCAAGGTGAACATACGTACTGCCATGAGTTACATCGCCAGGGTAGAGCCGTGCACTGATCTGCTTTTCGTAAATGCGCTGTATCTGGTTAGTAATGGGTATTGAATTGCCCTGTTCATTATATACGCCGGCTATACGCATTGTCACGACCGGTATCTTGCCCCTTTTCTCATTCAGAACTTTTTCTGTTGCCACCTTTGATTTTGGATAGTCCCACTTGGGTTCAAGCGGCCATTCCTCGTCCATTTTTACACCAGGAGATGATGGTTTATATACAAGCATACTACTCGAAAATATAAACTGGTCTACCTTAAACTTCTGAAGGTTGTTTAACAACCTTTCCGTTCCCTTGACTGTCACTTTATCATACAAGTCAGAAGGCTTACCTAAAAAGTCGTAATACGCTGCCAGGTGTACTACAGACGCAATCCTGTTTCCGTAAGCATAGCGAATCCGGTCAAAAGCGAATTCAACGCTTTGGTCACTGGTAAGGTCAACACAGATACATTCAGCTTCGGCAGGTGGAAAAGGATAGCCGGCATTGTCTAATCCAGCAATAAGAAATTTTGAAGCCAGCTTTTCAATAAGCGCGGTACCTATCAACCCACTGGCACCTGAAACAACGATCAGTTCCTTTTGTATTCCGCCGGATTTGATTGCGGTTTCGCTTTTTTCCTTTTCCATTGTACTTCTGTTTTAAGTTTGAATAGGTTGTTCTTCAATTATGCTATCAGGTCGGGACAGAATTTGTTGACAGGTTTGCGCACATTGATAACAAGCTTTACTGCACTCACTGCAATATGCTATACCCATGCCGTCAAGCCTTTCAAGTTCTTCCCCGCAGGAGTTACAGATGAATGCACACACCTGGCATAAGTGTAAGGTAATGATGTCTTCCAGCGTCAGTTCTTCCGCCATTGCCTTGCAAACTGACGCACAATCCAAAGCCATGTGTATTCCCGTTCCCGTAACCCGGGAGGGGTCCTGCCCCAGATTTTGAGCAACATAGCATGCACAAAGCAGAGTACACCTTTCAAGCTTCTGAATAAATTCCTGTTGATATGGATTTGACATCGTTTCCTTTAAAAAATATGCTTTGCATCCCGGCAAAAGCTTATCCAGTTCATTTCGTTATCTCTGAAATATTTGCTGGTTAGCAGTACTCACGTAAGAATAAAATTGCTCACCTATTAAGCTAAAGGCGTGCTTCACAGCACACCTTTAGTTTAAAATTAAACGGCTGTAGCCATTTGTTCACAAGCTTCAGCGCATCTGCGGCAGGCTTCGGCGCATTCTTTACAATGCTCCATACCCATATGCGCATGTTTTTCGCATTCTTCGGCACAGGCTTTGCATGCATCGGCACAGATGCGGCACAGATGCGCGCTATATTCACTGCCTAAACTCATCAACTCGGCAGCTGACCGGCAAATGGCAGCACATTCCAGATCGAGTTGTATGCACTTAGATAGCATTTTGACATCTTCTTCTTTTAAACATTCGGTAGCGCAATGGCTACAGGAAACCGCACACGCTACACAAGCATCAATGCAATCTTTGAATTTTTGATGTGACATAATTTTTCGTTTATATAGTTAGTAGTTAGATTTATATGAATGATGGAGCTATTTGTTCCCATTTGCCAGCAACCAATCCTGGAACTGACTGATTTCTTTAGTTTGGCTGTCTATAATACTCTGAGCCATCGTCTTCATAGCACTTTCCGAGCCTTTCAAAAGTTCTAATCGTGCATTTTCTGTTGCCGTTTGATGATGCCCGATCATAAGGATGGCGAAATCGTGATCGATCCTTCCGTTAATGATCTGTAGATCGGCTTGTTTCATGCCTTTTTGCATATCCATCATTTGTTGCATGTCGAAATCCGGGTCGTTGCCGTGTGCCGGGTGTGATTTTAAAAACGATGTTAATTGCGCTATCTCTGCCTGCTGAGCTGTAATGATGGATTGAGCCATTTGTTTCATGGTCGCATCGGTTCCGCTTTGCAGTTCGAGGTTGGCCATATCTATCGCACCCTGGTGGTGAATGCGCATCATCAGCGCGAAATCATTATCCGGGTCTTTGGTCATTTTTAAGGTATCCATTTTCGCCATTGTAGCGTGCATGATGCCCATCATTTGATTTTGGTCATGCCCCTGTAGCTGCAATTGGTTACTATCTTTTTTACATGCGCTAAAAACGGCGACAAAGGCGGTTAAGATGGAAAGTTTAAATAGAATTTTCATGGTAGTGTATTTAAAATGAATTGCTGAATTTTATCCTTTATGATTGGTCTTCCACTGCTGAAACCCTTTGATATCCTGGCCTTGCTGTGGGATGGATTTTTGTGCCATCGAACGTAGCTTGTCTGTTTTGCTATAGGCTATTATACTTTTTGCCATTTGAATGCCGTCCGTATGATGTTTAATCATCATGTCTGCAAATTCATGGTCCACTGAGGACATCGACATATGGCCCGGTTTCATCATAGACATCATATTATCCTGCATCGCTTTTGCCGGTCCGGCACTTTTGTTCATAGGGTCATAGTTTTTGGGAGTGCTTTGCAACGAAGCGATTAACTGGTCCAAATCTGAAACTTCCTTCGTTTGGTCATCGATGATTTTTTGGGCCATTGCTTTCAACTTGGCATCTTTGCCGTCTTGGAGTTCGACCTTAGCCATATTAATAGCTCCCTGATGATGGATCTTTAACATAGACGCAAAGTCGAGGTCTACTATGCCTTTCATCGGCTGTGCCTCCATATCTTTCATCATCTTATTCATTACCTCCATCAGCTCCTCCCCATGAAAGCTTGTTTTGATTTCAGGTGCCGAAAAAATAATAACCGGTTTTGTTGCAAATGGACTGTTACCTGCAAACGCACCCTTAGTACTGTTAAAGCTAATGGCATTAGCTGCCAAAAGCGGGATCATTAAAATTGTTGTTTTCATAGCTTAGTTTTTATTTGTTTTATGTTAGATGTTAAATACTATAAGATGATGGTCAGGCCTCCGCCAAAACCATATTGGTTGTCGTAACTTGCCGAAACAGCGAAGTTTTTGGTAAGGATATAACGCGTATCGACCTGGAACTCATTATCTGTATTATAGGATGACCCCATGTACAGTCTCTTGGTCAACGGTATATCCTCCCGGCTGATCGTGAAGCGAAACTGCCCTTTGCTACTGATACGCGCATCTGTTTGTAAGAAAAGCGGAAGAAGGTAGCGCACACCGGCAACTGCGCTGTTATCCCCGTTACGACGAAACAGCCTACCTTTTTCTGTCTGCTCGAAGTTGCCGCCTACATAAGCAGCCAAATACTGGTTATTATCCAGATACCGCTGGAAACGCGGGTCAATTTCGTACCGTCCATCGTAGCTGAACCTGTAATTAGCGTTGAATTCATAACGGGTGTTCGATATGAAAATAGACCCTACACTTGTTTGCGAATGAAAAGAGGCCATACCCCAGGTATACCAGCGGCGGTCGTCTTTTAACAAGGGGTTATTTTTCTGATAGGGGGCAACCTCGTGGTTGCTTGGGTTATCTTCATAACGGACCACCCTGGCCATGCCGGACATCATATGGTATAAGGTATGACAGTGAAAAAACCAATCATGCGCTTCATCCGCTAAAAATTCAATGGTTTTTACCTGCATAGGCTCAATACTGACGGTATGCTTTAGCGGCGCAGAATCGCCCTTGGCGTTTAAAACCCGGAAAAAGTGCCCATGCAGGTGCATAGGATGCTCCATCATCGTGGTATTATGTAGAACAAACCTTACGATCTCACCTTTTCTGATCAATAATTTGTCTGCTTCCGATAAAGCCTTATTGTTGATCAACCACGTGTAACGGATCATACTTCCGGTCAGATATAAATGGTACGTTCTTACCGTATGAGAGCCTTCTATTACAGTTGAACTATTTGCCTGAAGCATATCGTAGGTCAGTATCTTCCCTTCACCACCTAATCCCAGCAACATGGAACCGCCCGGC includes:
- a CDS encoding NAD-dependent epimerase/dehydratase family protein; this translates as MEKEKSETAIKSGGIQKELIVVSGASGLIGTALIEKLASKFLIAGLDNAGYPFPPAEAECICVDLTSDQSVEFAFDRIRYAYGNRIASVVHLAAYYDFLGKPSDLYDKVTVKGTERLLNNLQKFKVDQFIFSSSMLVYKPSSPGVKMDEEWPLEPKWDYPKSKVATEKVLNEKRGKIPVVTMRIAGVYNEQGNSIPITNQIQRIYEKQISARLYPGDVTHGSTYVHLDDLVDSIVKVINKRKELPPEVILNIGDDETLSYQELQDIISKAINGKNSEIIHIPKWFAKAGAFMLNLFGKAFIKPWMIDLADDHFELDSTKAKKMIGWRPKNGLRNTLPQMVKNLKADPEKFYKVNKLKE
- a CDS encoding four-helix bundle copper-binding protein, which encodes MLSKCIQLDLECAAICRSAAELMSLGSEYSAHLCRICADACKACAEECEKHAHMGMEHCKECAEACRRCAEACEQMATAV
- a CDS encoding DUF305 domain-containing protein, which translates into the protein MKILFKLSILTAFVAVFSACKKDSNQLQLQGHDQNQMMGIMHATMAKMDTLKMTKDPDNDFALMMRIHHQGAIDMANLELQSGTDATMKQMAQSIITAQQAEIAQLTSFLKSHPAHGNDPDFDMQQMMDMQKGMKQADLQIINGRIDHDFAILMIGHHQTATENARLELLKGSESAMKTMAQSIIDSQTKEISQFQDWLLANGNK
- a CDS encoding DUF305 domain-containing protein, whose translation is MKTTILMIPLLAANAISFNSTKGAFAGNSPFATKPVIIFSAPEIKTSFHGEELMEVMNKMMKDMEAQPMKGIVDLDFASMLKIHHQGAINMAKVELQDGKDAKLKAMAQKIIDDQTKEVSDLDQLIASLQSTPKNYDPMNKSAGPAKAMQDNMMSMMKPGHMSMSSVDHEFADMMIKHHTDGIQMAKSIIAYSKTDKLRSMAQKSIPQQGQDIKGFQQWKTNHKG